A stretch of DNA from Brachyhypopomus gauderio isolate BG-103 unplaced genomic scaffold, BGAUD_0.2 sc86, whole genome shotgun sequence:
AAGAGATTGAGGCAGAGAGTTCCAGAGTTTTGGGGCAGCAGCACTGAAAGATCTACTGCCCATGGAAGCATTACTGTATTGTTTCCGGATGATAATGCCTAAGGGGGAAATTTAGAGAACGAATAAAAGGGGTCCAAGAACAGAGCCCTGGGGTACCCCCTGAGTGACAGGTGTAGTGGAAGATCTGTAGGAGCCTAGTAATATAAATTGTTGCCTGTTGGTGAGATAATACTGTAGCCAAATAATAGCCAATCCTGTAACACAGATAGACTGTTGCATGGCAACAATTTTTTCCATTATTTTAGCCATGAATGGGAGGTGCGAGATGGGTCTGTAATTAGATGGCAAAGATGGGTATGGACCAGGTTTTTTTTGTATAGGTGTGACAGCAGCTATTTTGAGAGAAGAGGGGACGGTGCCTAACAAGAAGTATTGGTTTATCAATTGGGAAATAGGAGTGGATATAAATTTGAGAAGGGTGGGGGAGCTGGGTCAAGTTtacaggaagaggaggacgacTCACTAAGGATGTCAGACACGGTGGTAGTTTCAACAGAAGTAAAGGCAGAAAGGCATTTATTTGTACTCTGAGAGGGAACTTCGGGGAAAAATGAACTAGTCAATATGAGAAATAGTTGATGTCTTGTTCATTTTATCTTGAATGAAATCTAAGAAGGCATTACACTGTTCAGTAGAGGAATGAAAGATGGAAGAGGGTGATTAAAGAAGTTTATTTATAGTGTTAAATAAAGCTTTGGGCCTATAGCAACTACCATTTATGATACTGGAGTAATGATACTGACACTGATACTGGCAGTATTTAAAGCATCCCTATACTTGGATACTAGTTGATTAAAGATCATGAGGTGAACCATGAGTCCAGTCTTTTTGTGAAGGCGCTCAAGACACCTAACTTTGGTCTTAATAGCTCTGAGCTCAGGAGTTAACCATGGAGAGGAGTGGGTAGCAGGGACCTGTCTAATCTTCGGAGAAGCATGGATGTTGAGTGTTGCAGAGATAGTATTGCTATAATGTGTAAGAATGTCATCAGGTGAGGACAGTTTAGAGACATCCGCAAAAGATGAAGAAagaagggagtgagagaaagcCTGAGGGTCAAATGAGTTTAGTTTATGGAAGGTAACAATTGTTTTAGAGAGAGATTTAGGAGAAGGCAGACTCAAAGAACATTCAATGAGCTTATGGTCAGTAAAACCAACAACAGAACCAGAAACTGAAATGTCCAGGAGCCCAGATGTACAGAGCAAATCGAGGATGTGTCCATGAGTGTGCATGGAAAAATCGACATGTTGTGTAAGTCCAAAACATTCAatttggatgtctgacaattttctgcaattaaataaacagaagacagaggttcttgttcttggcagtgattcacaaaggaatgatgtccagacctatttaaatcaaatgaatctgaatgccagacaatgtgttaagaacctggacgtcacctttgataatgagctcagcttcaaatcacacatcatgactacatgcaaaacagcttattttcaccttcgaaacatcgctaaggtccgagatatgctcactcctgctgacggtgaaaaacttgtccatgcatttatcacatcaaggctagattattgtaacgctgttctatctgctcttccaaagagctctatttctcacctacagcgagttcagaactgcaagggttctgacccgcaggagaaagagggatcatattacaccggcactccactcactgcactggttacctgtcagctttagaatagattttaaggttctagtgatggtttttaaatgccttcatggtcttgctcctctttacctcagtgaaatgatggttagatatgttccagtcaggtctctcaggtcttcaaacggtaatctactggtgattcctaaaagctgattaaagattggcgagggtgcttttagccactatggcccaaagctctggaactctcttcctgaagagctcagaggcatttcatccctgcatagtctcaaaactttcctgtttagatctgcttttagttaagaaactctcaatcttatttactttattacattatgttgtctattattttataatttgtcactttatttcattattttattgtgtttgtttcctttttatctttaatttcttttaatattttatttttgtcttatctttgcttccttttattgtttcttttttatttattctgtaaattaCATTCATGAGTTCTACAGACAATGCACATGTGGAGAATATTAAAGTCACCCAATAACATGATGGCAGAAAACGTGGCGGAGGCTACTGTGAGCAATTCATTTAATTCAGTTACGAAATTAGCAGGAGATTTGGGAGGACGATAAATTAACAGTAGCAGAAATGGTGTAGCAGCAGCGACTTTCAAAGCTAAATATTCAAATGATGTGGTGTTATGAAAAGTCAACTCTTTGACCTTTAACCTATGCTGGAAAACTGCAGCTAATCCTCTTCCTTTCCCAGTAAGCTGATACTTTGATATGAAGGTGAAACCATTGGGCAACATCATGTTTAAGTGAATGTAGTCTTCAGCCTGCTGTAAGGTTTCAGTTAACAAAAGCATGTCCAGTTTGTTATGGAGATGTGAGATTATGCATGTTCCCAATAGGGCAAAAATTACCGTAGTTAATTCCTTTGGTATGTAAATGATGATGAACAGTGCGTTTGTGAGTCCAGATGACAGGGATGGAACCATCAGGAACGTAGTGTGTTGTTGTACCAACTGTACCCTTCCAACCCACGCACTTCCATCACATGATGGGCTCCACCTGATAGAAATCTGCAGAATAGAGTGTTTAAGTAATGAACCTTTCTGACGCAGATGCCTGGTGACTCTGATATGGGTGTGAGATCATCTTAAAGGTCATTCTCTTCACCATACAGTAAACAAATGTGTAGATTTGATGTCAGCATCTGAGAATCTGagaaaaaagaaatttaaatgcTTTTTGAAATTATGTCTGATTAAGCGTTTTGAGAAACTGATGATCCAGATAGGAAATGAATCATATGAATGAATGATGAATCATATGAATGAATTATGAATGATAGTTCATTCTGGTGGGGTGGCAAGTTTCAACACATCCAACCAAGATTTATTTAGCCAATTTACAAATGACACTTAAAAATACTCTGAAAGCAGTCAGGCTAATTTAAAGTCTAGTGTAGTGGTTTTTGTCATGTTGGAGAGCCAGTTTCACAAGATCCTGCCCTGAaaaccaacacctcaccaagcACATCTGACACTTTTGCACTCAGGTGTGGCTCAGGTTTACTTGTCCCAATGACTATGACTCAGCATAAAACCAGCACAATGGTTGAAGATCCATGGTGGTGGTGGCAGGACATTATGCGGGATGCCAGACCTTTATATGGCTGCAACCGGTCACTCGCCATGCAGGACCTACAGAGGAGAGACGAACACAGTCAAGATGCAGTTCCGTTCAGCAATGGAGGTGGTGTTGCTGGTGTTAGCGATGGTGTTGATGTCCCCCAGTGTGAGTGACGGTCGAATACTGAGCAAGTGTGAGCTGAGGGATCGACTGAACGCGACTCTGCCTGCAGATGTGCTAGACCACATCGGAGGACTGGCCAAACGTAAGTGAAGCTGAGATCATTGCTGTTCTTTCTCTCATTAGCATAAAGAAGCTGACTTTAGAATCTCTTCTCTCTGCTTCGCAGTTGTGTGCTATGTGAACCTGTGTTCTGGGTTCAACACAAGCAAGGTCCAGGAGGTCCCTGTTTCCAACCTTGGTGGTACCAGTCACGAAAGCCCGAGCAACTCCACACATGGGTCAAGCAGCGAGGAgtctgatgaagatgaagatgaagataaCGATGACGATGAACATCACACAGTTCCAGTCAACCTCAGTAACTCAAACTTCACTCCCACAACACACGCTTCCAGTCATCTCCGCAGGCTCAGGTCTGTGCAAAACAATGAAGAAAAGGATGAAGACCATGAAGAggatgatgaggatgaggagggcaATGAAGGAGCAGCCAGTGTCACCAAATCAAGCAACACATCTTATACAACTAATAATTCATCCTCCTCATCCGACTTCAACCAAATTACTTCAACCAGCACCCCTATAACATCAACAAACCCCACAACATCCTCTACAACATCAACCGCCTTTCTGAGGATGTATGGTTTGTTTCAGTTGCCACAGAGTGTTTGCTCCTCAGAAGATCAGTCTTCTGCCAACCTCTGCAATATGACCTGCAATAGTGAGTGGCACACTAATATTTCTCCTATACTAGCCGTTAGTTTAAGTAAGTAACTTACATATAACTTAACATTATTGTAAGTAGTAACTTACATTTGCATGAATGTGCTTACTGACACCTGACTGAAATCACACTTTTAAGGTCTGATGGACGATGACGTCAATGATGACTTTTCTTGTCTTGGTAAAATGTGAGTAATAATCAAAGTGATggttaaacaaaaacaaaaacaaacaaagtaaTTCTGAAATCCGTCAAAGAATTTGGCATTGTTGTGGTTATTGATTAGCACAAGTTAAATGTGAGTTAACTTTcaaatctatttgaatagctgtgattatttttatttcacagcTAGTCTCTAAAAGCAATACATGTTTATCAAGACCCACTGTTTCATTCATGTATTTCTCTCACTTTTTACAAATATTAAtgtaattttgttttttttataaatattaatgctTTGTCAACAGCCTCAGCCATCCAGAGGAACCTTTTATAGAGCATGTCTGGGAACAGTAAGTAGCAAAGCAAACATCTGGATTTTAAAATAAGATAAGAGATAAAATAAGATAATACTTTATTAACCCCTCAGCGtggaaatttgcattgttacagcagcagagaatagtgtcaggaaatacacatatataagaTTCAGATATacagagaaataaataaagagtataaatatatatgcaatGTATGTAGTTCTAAACAGTTATGGTTATTGCACATGGTAGACTTAAATATTGCACATGGTAGAGCAGTAAGAGCAGTAAAGTACAGTGTGCAGTTTGTTGTACAGTATGAGCTATGGAGAGCAGTGTCTGTTGTACAGTACAGGTGAACTATGGAGAGCAGTGTCTGTTGTACAGTACAGGTGAACTATGGAGAGCAGTGGCTGTTGTACAGTACAGGTGAACTATGGAGAGCAGTGGCTGTTGTACAGTACAGGTGAACTATGGAGAGCAGTGGCTGTTGTACAGTCTGACGGCATGTGGAAGGAAGGACCTGCGgtatctctccttcacacagcGCGGGTGCAGCAGCCGGGCACTGAAGGAGCTGCTCAGTGCTGACAGGGAGTGGTGCATGGGGTGGGACAGGTTCTTCAACATGTGCTCGAATTTGGTCCTggtcctcctgtctcccaccacctccaccgggTCAAGATGGCCCCAGGACAGAGCTGGACTTCTTGATGATTTTGTTCAGTCTCTTCCTGTCAGCAGTGGAGATGCTGCTGCCCCAGCAGATCACTCCATAAAAGATGACTGATGCCACCACAGCATCGAAGAAGTTCCTCAGGAGCGCGCGCTCCACTCCAAAGGACCTGAGTCTCCTCAGGAGATACAGTCTGCTCTGACCCTTCCGGTAAAGTGCAGCTGTGTTGTCAGTCCAGTCCAGCTTGTTGTTGAGGTGAACACCCAGGTACTTGTAGGACCTCACCATCTCAATGTCCCTTCCCTGGATGTTCACTGGTACAGGAGAAGAGTGTTTGGCCCTGCGGAAGTCCACTACCAGTTCTTTAGTTTTACTGGTGTTAATCTGCAGGCAGTTCCTCTGGAACCAATCCACAAAGTCCTGAGTCAGTTCTCTGTACTCCCTGTCGTCTCCCTCACTGATGAGGCCGACAATAGCAGAGTCGCCTGAGAACTTCTGCAGGTGGCAGCTGGCAGAGCTGTACTTGAAGTCAGCAGTGTAGAGAGTGAAGATAAAGGGAGCAAGGACTGTTCCCTGTGGAGCCCCCGTACTGCAGACAGCCACGTCAGACTGGCAGTCTTGTGTCCTCAcatactgaggtcggtttgtgAGGTAGTCCAAGATCCAGGTGGCGAGGTGATGGTCCAAACCAGCGCACTCCAGCTTGTCCTTCAGTAGTGTGGGTTGGATTGTGTTGAAAGCACtagagaaataaaaaaacatgattCTCACGATGCTCCCAGCATTctccaggtgagagagagacctgtGTAGAAGGTGGATGATGGCATCCTCCACTCCAATGCCAGGTTGGTAGGCAAACTGAAGTGGGTCCATAGCTGGACTCACCAGGGGGCGGAGGTGGACAAGAAGCAGTCTCTCCAGGGTCTTCATCAGGTGTGAGGTCAGTGCCACACGCCTATAGCTATTAAAGTCTTTCGGGTGTGGGGTCTTAGGCACTGGTACCACGCAAGATGTTTTCCACAGCTGTGGAACTCTCCCTAATCTCAGACTGAGATTAAAGATGTGTCCGGCCACACCACACAACTCGTCTGCACAGGACTTGAGAAGCCTTGAGCTGATTCCATCTGGGCCTGCAGCCTTCCTGATCTTGATCTTCCTGAGCTCACCTCTCACCTGGGACATGGTAAATGCCAGActgaagtggggggggggggggggggggctgactgctggagtgtgtgtcagCAGGAGAGCCGTTAGGTGGGGGGGTTGAGTGAGGGGGGCTGGCTGCTGGAGTGAGTGTCAGCAGGAGAGCCGTTTGGTGGAGGCTGTGAGTTGAAAGGGAGGGGGTTGGGTGTAAAAGAGGGTGTAGGGCAGTATGCTGATGGTGCCAGACAGGGAGATCCCAGCAGTGGTGTCTGTGAAGTGGAGGGGGCAAGTGAGTGATCAAACCCAGACTCCTCTGACATTATTCTGCTGCAGCTGGAcctccatcttcctcctgtAGCTGGCCTTCCCCTCTCGGATCTTTCTCCTCAGTTCCCTCTGCACACCCTTCATCTCCTCTTTGTCACCTGATCTAAAAgctctctttttctccttcaGGAGAGCCTTTATATCAGGGTTAATCCAGGGTTTGTTGTTGGAGAAACACCGAACAGTCTTGGTGGGTACGGTGTTCTCCACACAGAAGTTCACATAGTCTGTTATGCAGTGTGTGAGACCATCGATATACTCCCCATGTGGATCACACAGTTCCTCACACCAGTGTTGTGCTGAAACAGTCTTTCAGAGCCTCTTCAGACTCCACAGTCCATTTCTTCACTGTGCGGGTGACGGCTGGTTCTCTGTGTACGAGAGGTTTGTACACAGGGAGAAGATGAACCAGGTTGTGATCAGATCTTcctaggggagggaggggtgatGAGTTATATGGTCCTTTTGTGTTGGCATAAAACAGATCCAGTATCTTATTGTCTCTGGTTTTGCAGGTAACGTACTGGGTGAACGTAGACAGGGTCGATGATGGAGAACAGTTGTTAAAATCTCCAGAAATCAGAAGGAGGGCTTGGGGGTGCTGGGTCTGAATCCTGCTCCCAACTGAGTGCAGGACGTCACAGGCAGTGTCGGTGTTAGCAGACGGGTAAACATACGCAGCTATCGCGATAGCGTGTGAGAACTCCCGCGGTAGATAGTAGGGTCTCATGCTAATGGCTAACAGAGAGAGATCGTACATTGCCCATGGTAACGGAAGGGAGAACTGGTTTGCATCGTCTCCTTCTCGCCCGGCGCAGAGCCCCCAGTGTCTCCTCCTCAGCTCGCGGGGGATCTCAGCTCGTTCCCCTGGGGCGACCGCTGAGTCACGTAGCGCCAGAAGCTGCTCCCGAGTGTAAACAATGGGGTCCTGCATGCTGTGCACTGGATCCCCGGTCACGTGTATAATACACGAGaaataacaaagaaaaaaaagtgcaaactTCACTAATTTACTGCCACGGTGTGCGGACAGAGTAAAAAAATGCGTAAACTTAAACTGCTATTTAAAAAAAGAGCGAAAAGTACGAGAAAAACGCTCACAATGAGCGGGAGCTGCTGTAACAGGCAGCAGTTTACAttcctttttttaaaacaaacaatTACATTTTTAGACAGCATGCCACCGttctttgtgttgttgtttataTGTTTTATATGTCAATAGCACAAGGGGTAGACAGTCCTATATCAAGGCAGTTTCCAGTCCAAGAATAGTccctagaccaggggtgccccttcgatcgcgaaggaagtgtgggtagattgcatgacattaaaaagtagtggatgaatgataggctatcgtccatctgcactgacggttgtattttgattgacatacatggtagccaatctaatgtctagggtttgacacacgcaacACCCCACACATAAACTTCCAATAGTAATTTTCCATTAGCAATAAGTTCAGTCCAAGACTAGGCTTAATTTAAATTCAGTCCAAGACTGTATGTATGTCCACTGTAACACATGGGCTCAGAGATAGCTAAACTAAATGCAAGTGCAGGAAGGTATGTTAAGAAACAGAATGAAACACATAAATAGAGAGTATAGCACAGATTGAGAACATAGAATATAGATCAGATCGAAGCCCACTAACAACTACGAGCAACGAAATATAACATGAATACACTGCTTTGATAATAAAACAAGGAACATGAAAATACCATGATGCCATCAATATCCGACAATCAAGAGTACAACAGagagggtttaaatacacgGAAGATCCATAAAGAAATATGGTATCTAACACAAGATGTAATATACAAAAAACTTCTAGAAAACTTACAGAATGAAAAGAGTCATCATATCTCATTATACTGTATATCTAACCATATATCTCATCATACGTCTCATTATGTGTTATCTCTTTTACAGTTTTTCAGCTGTCCTCCAAGAATGTCACAGTGTGGACAACAGCCAGTATTTCTCCATGTGTTGATAGTTTTCTTCCATTATTATAATGTATTCATTCCTGCACCACCAAATGTCCACCTCACACTAAAAACACTAAAATgtaacagctatttctaaatttAAATATTCTCGATCGCAAGTACTATATTATTTCTAAATATTACTAATTATTTGTATCTGTGTTTAACATCTTGTGGATTTGACATATGCCTTGTGATTGCTAAGGTTCAGAGGTAGAGTGAATGTGGCAGTGATCAAACATGGTGCAAACTCCAGTAAAATGATGGAATGCTATAACTCTGGGATTTCATGTTTCCACATACAGTAAACACCAACAAACATCTCGATAAAACACTTCTGTGACCCATGAGAAGCTGTAATGGAGCCCATCTCCATTGTGATGTAATAATGGTGTAACAGGGTGAACATGCCTCATTTATTTCAGCTCAAACTGGGACCCCACCAATTGGCTTTCAAAATGCCAGACATGGTATAGTGAGAACAGGTTAACACACCCActacagacagtaaactcaaaTAAggcttaaaaaaattattattttttttatttaattattttttatcaTTCTTACAAAAGAAGTCCCTGTAATTTTGAGTTGAAGAACAAAGTTTTTGTCACAAACTTTGACCAGCATTTGGCACATGTTTTAATCCACAGTGATTTATAATATTTATCAATCTGTTACTATATGTGCTCATTTGggtttgaacaaaaaaaacattgtggtGTTTCTAAGGCAACTGTGCTGCCATTTAAGATCTGCCAGTGCTGTAAACTTTCAAGACTGAATTGTGAAACAAAATGTGACATTTGGATTTTAGAATTCCACATCACTGTGCAGTTCTTGGCTACCCTGTGAGCAGAACGCCACAGTTTTCACTTTTATATCTGTCTTAGGTTCACCTGTGTTTCACATTTATTTTGCACTAATGTTAACTTAAATATTCTTTAGCTTGTGATAAACTGCAATACctggattttttttaaatatatgatAATGTGTAACCTTTGCACATGCTACATTGTATCTTTTCATTTTCAGACTATGTTTCAATCCAGCAAATAAAGCAATGTACATTAAGACATGCAGAAGTGTGCTCTCACTGATAATCTCCTGATCTTAGTATAGCTCAacttacaaattatttatcTGTCTTTCACTGCCAATGTGCCTTTTGCCCAAATGCTTGCTAGTATTTAACTGCAAGCTAATGGGAGCTAAATCTAAAATGAGCTTTTTTCACCCAAAGGCCAATGGTTCTTAGCTGTCAAGAAAACAATAGTGGAAACACGGTTGAACTAGGAAGTCACTGGGAAGTCAGTAAATTTAAATAGTCTGTAAATAGCAACACTTTAAGGAGCTAAAATCTCTTAGTAATTATGAGGAAAAACCTTTCAATTGGTTTAAGTATAATATTAAGCATGACAATGTCACAGTAGGTCAGCCTAgatgccaccagagggcgcgtacacacacaccccctctgtctcacacacgccCACAACCGCACGGAGCACACCCTCTCAGTCTCGGTCACTCCTACCATCCCAATCACCGgagtactgacacctgtcacaaaatcaggtggtggtgtatttattcccacaggtcgcgccgtccagtgctgcacattcaccCTGCTATCCCGCCTCGCTCCGCGGGAGAAAGACCTGCTTGTTGTAATCATCTACGCACTCCGTTGTTGCTATTTAAACcgcttttcttttctcttttccttGCCTGTTTATACTGCCTTGGTGCCTGAGTATGTAAGTTCGACATGGATAATAAAACCAGTCACcctcagcctctgcctcctgctgcatcTGTCTCAACGTCACAGACAAGCTATGCAAAAAAACTATGGGGGTTTTCAATTAGTGGAACAGTATCCATGACTTCAGGCCCAACCAGTTCAGTAGGCTGGCACAAAGGTCAAATGCAGTCTGAGTCAGCATTAAACTACTGACCCTGCTGTGTAAGTGTTTGTATCCTCTAACTGCTATAAGTGCATTTGAGCATTTGGTTTCTCTGACTTCATTCACCTGGGCTTCTACCACAGATATCGTGTTATTATTAATAATCTGGTATGCTGTCTGCTGTGCTTCGTTGTTCAATCTTCCTCTGAATGACCTCTAACCTTTACATCCCTAACACCTCTAATCATTTCCAACTGTCACATTTGGCTCTTCTCCCATCTGATAATCACGTTCTTGTTTTCCTTTGCCATACGCatctttgtttagttttttttctacGCCTCGTCATTTAGTTCTCCACCCCTTGTCTTTGGTCTCACCTCAGTGTATATGTACCCATTCTTTTCTGTTCCATGTTGCTGGTTTTTTGTTATCCTATCCTCGGTTTGTTTATCCTaggctctgttttttttttcacttagCCTCGTGGTTTTTTCGAGCCCTGATGCATGTTGTATAAAATCTCTGTTGTTTGTGTGACCTCATTATGTGTTCTCATCTTTTTGTCGCTCTTTCAATCTCTGCCTCCTTTTtcttttggcttttttttcttcGTTTGTACACAGTAAGAATTTTCCCTGGGGAGCAGTAATCGGGTGGGTAGAACCACAAAGAAGACAAGCATGTGGGTACTGCCCCATGTATTATATTAGTGCATATTAACATAGATTAGATTGGATTAGATTGGTTAATGGAGTACTTTATGGAGTTGTTGTTAGGAGTTCTTCCCTTTTGTCTCTGTGTTGACTCCCCAACACTAGGCCTGGATGGCAGTAGTGGATGTTTGTGATGTCTGAACCAGTAAACTTCCATACAGCCATGGGTGGAAACTCTACAGTGTACCGCACTGAAGGTGTTTTCACACTTTACCATGTTATCACATATCAGGCGGGGTTCTAACACTCTTTCTCAAACATGTGATTTGAATAGAATTAAGAGGGGTTTTGTTTTCCCGGCTTCATTGAAAGAGACATAAGAAACCTTCTGCGCTTCCATTTCATTAGACTATAATCAGGGTCTTCTCCGTCTGCTGTGTGTTTTATGTCTTTcaataccccccaccccccaagctAGGTGGTCCAACTCCAGTGTGTCGTCAGGGAAACGATACCCTGGGTTTACTTCAGCGATTGTTTGTTTGGACACACTACTGCGTTTGACTGTAGTACACTCAGAAAAGCGAAACACAGTACAATGCAAATAGAAGTGTACATAAGAACTGTTTGAACAAAATAGTTTACCTACAATATATTATATGGTTATATTAGAAAATAGAAAAACTAGATGAATATTTTAGAGAATAATAGCAAACATGTGAGCGATGGTGTGTGAGTAATCCAGTACATGCACACTGAGGGCTTTTTAAAGTGTTTAATGTCACTTAACATGATATAAATTTATATGAATGCACATTCCACCATCTTACATAGCACATAGCGTAAGTACAACATACCATGTCCCAGTGTTAATATTAAATTATAGTAATGGAAGTGCTTGATCTACAGTTTAAAATTCTGGTACAATCTCCGATCTCTGTAGGTGCTTGAGGATCGGTGCTTTTGAAATGGATCTCTGCAAAAAGGACATTGTTCTGTCGTGGATCATGTGATGGGTGTTCTAGGAACATTCTTCAAAGTAGTCAGAAGGCACCACAGTGAGACACTGTTGGTCAACCACCATAGATAATCTGTGAAATGCAGTAAAAGGGTAAACATGAACAGAAATATCGGAAAGATTTCAGATATGGGGagtggggggcggggggtggTGACAGACTACAACAACAATCTTATTTATAATTATGCTCTTGAAGGTGACACTTTAGATAGCTCATAATCCAGAGTAATAACTTAGACAATCATAAAAGAATTACCAATACTGGTGGAGTGAAGcgaattattttaaattacagttaCTCTTTGAAATTAAAAGTCTGAAATTTGAACTGTTGCTttcc
This window harbors:
- the LOC143493419 gene encoding uncharacterized protein LOC143493419, with product MPDLYMAATGHSPCRTYRGETNTVKMQFRSAMEVVLLVLAMVLMSPSVSDGRILSKCELRDRLNATLPADVLDHIGGLAKLVCYVNLCSGFNTSKVQEVPVSNLGGTSHESPSNSTHGSSSEESDEDEDEDNDDDEHHTVPVNLSNSNFTPTTHASSHLRRLRSVQNNEEKDEDHEEDDEDEEGNEGAASVTKSSNTSYTTNNSSSSSDFNQITSTSTPITSTNPTTSSTTSTAFLRMYGLFQLPQSVCSSEDQSSANLCNMTCNSLMDDDVNDDFSCLGKILSHPEEPFIEHVWEHFSAVLQECHSVDNSQYFSMC